In one Candidatus Nitronereus thalassa genomic region, the following are encoded:
- a CDS encoding sn-glycerol-3-phosphate ABC transporter ATP-binding protein UgpC, which translates to MAGFVLSQISKSFGTTNVLTDISLQAADGEFVVLLGPSGCGKSTLLRIIAGLEAQTSGSVSIGERVVDSLPPRDRDIAMVFQQYALYPHLTVRDNLAFGLKMRKESPMVIEERIAEAAELLEIHELLDRKPKELSGGQRQRVAMGRAIVRKPKLFLFDEPLSNLDARLRASMRVELKKLHQRLGVTMVYVTHDQVEAMTLGQTIVIMDQGIIQQIGTPDQIYHHSINPFVAAFIGNPPMNLLSGSVRLEGQKLEFHAGDFSLTLDTPSPLTTSLQSDQATLGIRPEDITFNFPGDPHFSMSSTIDMIENLGGDHIVYLLAQGQHLTARASPTLGRQAGDSITAHVPLAKVHLFINQVRIPLELFRS; encoded by the coding sequence ATGGCAGGCTTCGTACTTTCTCAGATTAGCAAATCGTTTGGAACGACGAACGTCCTGACCGACATTTCGCTGCAAGCGGCGGATGGCGAGTTTGTGGTGCTGCTTGGGCCATCAGGGTGCGGCAAGTCTACACTCCTTCGCATTATTGCTGGGCTTGAAGCCCAGACGAGCGGTTCGGTGAGTATCGGTGAACGTGTCGTGGATTCTTTGCCACCGCGTGACCGCGACATTGCCATGGTATTTCAGCAATATGCACTGTACCCGCATCTGACCGTGAGAGACAATTTGGCGTTTGGTCTAAAAATGCGAAAAGAGTCTCCCATGGTGATTGAAGAGCGGATTGCCGAGGCGGCCGAGCTATTGGAAATCCACGAACTACTCGACCGCAAGCCCAAGGAACTGTCCGGCGGTCAACGTCAACGCGTGGCCATGGGACGGGCCATTGTTCGCAAGCCGAAATTGTTTCTTTTTGACGAACCCCTTTCTAATCTCGATGCACGTCTGCGAGCTTCCATGCGCGTAGAGTTAAAAAAACTTCATCAGCGACTTGGAGTCACCATGGTGTACGTGACCCACGATCAGGTTGAGGCCATGACGTTAGGGCAGACGATCGTCATCATGGATCAAGGAATAATTCAGCAAATCGGGACACCGGATCAGATCTATCATCATTCCATCAATCCTTTCGTTGCCGCCTTTATTGGGAACCCGCCCATGAACCTGCTTTCAGGAAGCGTTCGCCTTGAAGGTCAAAAGCTAGAATTTCATGCCGGCGATTTTTCGTTAACCTTGGACACTCCCTCCCCACTCACCACTTCACTCCAATCTGATCAGGCCACCCTGGGCATTCGACCCGAAGATATTACATTCAATTTTCCTGGTGACCCTCATTTTTCCATGTCGAGTACTATCGATATGATAGAAAATCTTGGGGGAGATCATATTGTCTATCTTCTGGCACAAGGGCAGCACCTCACGGCACGAGCTTCCCCCACCCTTGGCCGACAGGCCGGCGATTCCATCACCGCCCATGTGCCACTCGCAAAGGTTCACTTATTTATTAACCAGGTTCGTATTCCCTTGGAGCTATTTCGATCATAA
- a CDS encoding carbohydrate ABC transporter permease, producing the protein MTKSLTERLLLIVGIVSAVFGSLLPFLWFVLTSLKSQIQVEAIPPTWWPDGSLEFYYSALIDHQLVDYIVNSVIVASATTIIALLIATPAAYALARIRLAGKVWVLGGLLCVAMFPQIVIAGPVWQILERIGGLNTHWGLVLPYVTLTLPLSVWILATFFKELPLELEEAARIDGCTTWQALYKVMLPLASPGIFTAAILTFIYAWNEFFFALLILTDPAKQTLPVGIALFQGEFTMPWGEIAAASVVATLPLIILVLLFQRGIISGLSSGAVKG; encoded by the coding sequence ATGACCAAGTCATTGACAGAGCGCTTGCTGTTAATCGTTGGCATTGTCTCTGCCGTTTTCGGCAGCTTGTTGCCTTTTCTTTGGTTTGTGCTCACTTCATTGAAATCACAAATTCAAGTCGAAGCGATTCCCCCAACCTGGTGGCCTGATGGAAGTCTGGAATTTTATTATTCGGCTCTGATCGATCATCAACTTGTGGACTATATTGTGAACAGCGTGATTGTGGCGAGTGCAACCACGATTATCGCACTGTTGATCGCCACACCCGCAGCCTATGCCCTGGCACGCATTCGTTTGGCAGGAAAAGTCTGGGTTCTGGGTGGCCTTCTCTGCGTGGCCATGTTCCCACAAATTGTCATAGCAGGACCGGTGTGGCAGATCCTGGAACGCATAGGTGGGCTCAATACTCATTGGGGCTTGGTACTGCCCTACGTCACGTTAACGCTTCCTCTTTCGGTCTGGATTCTGGCGACCTTTTTCAAGGAGCTTCCACTGGAACTGGAAGAAGCGGCTCGGATCGATGGCTGTACGACATGGCAAGCGCTCTATAAAGTCATGCTACCTCTTGCTTCACCGGGAATCTTTACCGCTGCCATTCTCACCTTTATATATGCGTGGAATGAGTTTTTCTTTGCGCTGTTGATTTTGACCGATCCGGCCAAGCAAACACTTCCCGTTGGCATTGCGCTCTTCCAAGGCGAATTCACCATGCCTTGGGGAGAAATTGCCGCTGCATCCGTGGTGGCAACACTGCCTTTGATTATACTGGTTCTCCTGTTTCAACGAGGGATTATTAGTGGGTTGTCTTCAGGAGCGGTGAAAGGATAA
- a CDS encoding sugar ABC transporter permease, producing MTKFSTDQTTGWVMVFPTLAVVGIFSLYPAVDSFLLSLHQIYLGLPSLGEPFIGLDNYVQLFQDPVAHQAFLVTLGFVVLSTTFELVLGLGIALVIHEHFSGRGWVRAAVLIPWAIPTVVASQMWRFLLNDQYGLANLLLFGERVESYVPWLADPWMAFGAIVLADVWKTSSFAGLLILAGLQIIPDDVYDAARIDGATAWQRFWHITLPLLKPALLTALLFRTIDAFRVFDLVFVMTQGGPGDATQVIQFYGYKTLFTEGRVGYGTTISVTVFVAILILSLFYVRTVGSKLLEQERA from the coding sequence ATGACCAAGTTTTCTACAGATCAGACAACCGGTTGGGTCATGGTGTTTCCGACCTTGGCGGTGGTGGGGATTTTTTCGCTGTATCCGGCAGTGGACTCGTTTCTGTTGAGTTTACATCAGATTTACCTTGGGCTACCGAGTTTGGGGGAACCGTTTATTGGATTGGACAATTACGTCCAGCTTTTTCAAGATCCGGTGGCGCATCAGGCGTTTTTGGTAACATTGGGTTTTGTGGTTTTGTCTACCACGTTCGAATTGGTTCTTGGCCTTGGCATCGCCCTGGTGATCCATGAGCACTTTTCAGGGCGAGGCTGGGTACGGGCAGCAGTGTTGATTCCCTGGGCCATACCTACGGTCGTGGCTTCCCAGATGTGGCGGTTTTTGTTGAATGATCAATATGGCCTCGCCAACCTCCTGCTCTTTGGGGAGAGAGTAGAGTCGTACGTGCCTTGGCTGGCCGATCCGTGGATGGCGTTTGGCGCCATTGTCCTGGCTGATGTGTGGAAAACCTCTTCCTTCGCAGGGCTGCTGATACTCGCCGGGCTGCAAATCATTCCCGATGATGTGTATGACGCCGCGCGTATCGATGGCGCGACCGCCTGGCAACGTTTTTGGCACATCACCCTCCCCTTGCTGAAACCCGCCTTGCTCACCGCGCTGTTGTTTCGAACGATCGATGCGTTTCGTGTCTTTGACTTGGTCTTTGTTATGACCCAGGGTGGGCCGGGCGATGCCACGCAAGTGATTCAATTTTATGGATACAAAACACTCTTCACCGAAGGACGTGTGGGCTATGGGACGACGATCTCCGTCACCGTCTTTGTGGCCATTTTGATTCTCTCCTTGTTTTATGTGCGCACGGTTGGGTCGAAACTACTGGAGCAGGAACGAGCATGA